The sequence GTTCAAAGTCAAGCAAGGTGCTTGTGCTGGGCTAGGCCATCTGCTTAGGCCAGTTGGTCAAATTATAGATATAAGCACGGGTGGACTCTCATTTCGTTATGTTGCCAGCAATGCGCGATCACACGAATGCGCCAAACTGAAGATATTGAAGACCGATGGTAGTTTTTCCTGTGACAGGATTCCGTTTAAGACCATCTGGGATTATTCAACGCCACAGGACTTTTCGTTGGATTCTCTAATATTGAGACATCGCGGTGTACAATTTGGAAAATTGGGAGATGATCAAAAATTTGATCTCAAATAGTTCATCGAGAACTACACCACAGATCAGGCGAAATCTTAGAAGCAAATCTATATTCAATTGTCAAAGAGCAAGGGCAGAGTCAAAAGTTCGCGCCCTGGCCCTGACTATGGGGTAAGCCGAG comes from Deltaproteobacteria bacterium and encodes:
- a CDS encoding PilZ domain-containing protein, whose protein sequence is MEESAERKKQRRFKVKQGACAGLGHLLRPVGQIIDISTGGLSFRYVASNARSHECAKLKILKTDGSFSCDRIPFKTIWDYSTPQDFSLDSLILRHRGVQFGKLGDDQKFDLK